The Nocardioides salarius genome includes a region encoding these proteins:
- a CDS encoding siderophore ABC transporter substrate-binding protein, with protein MTLRRPRPTSVALVALALPSALVLTACGSDDTTATDTGAATVTVETAQGPVEVPREPETVITYDIGVLDTIDTLGGEVAGVPEFAMPDYLSAYSDAPVVGSLFEPDFEAVAEIDPDLIIVTGRSLEAMPDLEEIAPTIDLSTDEADYLGSVERNVRSLATIIGEEDAAEDALADLQADVEETRAAGSEAGTGLIVMTSAGEVSAYGAGSRFGLVHDVLGVEPAVDIDSATHGEPVSFEFVAEADPDWLFVVDRDVAIGETSGESAEQVLDNDLVARTTAWSQDQVVQLDPMAWYIVSGGLTATATMVSDVADGLAS; from the coding sequence CGCCCCCGACCGACCTCGGTCGCCCTCGTCGCCCTCGCCCTGCCCAGCGCCCTCGTCCTGACCGCCTGCGGCAGCGACGACACGACCGCGACCGACACGGGCGCCGCCACCGTCACCGTCGAGACCGCGCAGGGGCCCGTCGAGGTGCCGCGCGAGCCCGAGACGGTCATCACCTACGACATCGGCGTGCTCGACACCATCGACACCCTGGGCGGCGAGGTCGCCGGCGTGCCCGAGTTCGCGATGCCCGACTACCTCTCCGCCTACTCCGACGCCCCGGTCGTCGGCAGCCTCTTCGAGCCCGACTTCGAGGCGGTCGCCGAGATCGACCCCGACCTGATCATCGTGACCGGCCGCAGCCTCGAGGCGATGCCCGACCTCGAGGAGATCGCCCCGACCATCGACCTGTCGACCGACGAGGCCGACTACCTGGGCTCGGTCGAGCGCAACGTGCGCTCCCTGGCCACCATCATCGGCGAGGAGGACGCCGCCGAGGACGCCCTGGCCGACCTCCAGGCCGACGTCGAGGAGACCCGCGCCGCAGGCTCCGAGGCCGGCACCGGGCTGATCGTGATGACCTCCGCCGGCGAGGTGTCGGCGTACGGCGCCGGCTCGCGCTTCGGCCTGGTGCACGACGTGCTCGGCGTCGAGCCGGCCGTCGACATCGACTCGGCCACCCACGGCGAGCCGGTGTCGTTCGAGTTCGTCGCCGAGGCCGACCCCGACTGGCTGTTCGTCGTCGACCGCGACGTCGCCATCGGCGAGACCTCCGGCGAGTCGGCCGAGCAGGTGCTCGACAACGACCTGGTCGCGCGCACCACCGCTTGGTCGCAGGACCAGGTCGTCCAGCTCGACCCGATGGCCTGGTACATCGTCAGCGGCGGTCTGACCGCCACCGCCACGATGGTCTCCGACGTGGCCGACGGGCTCGCGTCCTGA